The following nucleotide sequence is from Dehalococcoidia bacterium.
TCGCGAACGCCGGGCACACCGTGCCCGGAGACAACCCGCTGGGGTTTGAGACAGCGGTGAAGCCCTTCCTGGAGGGCCTGCCCTAGTCCTGAGTCACGCTGAATGTGAACTCGTCGAACCTCGAGCTATCAAAAACGTGTTGACTAAACACTAGTCCGCCGCGAAGGTGTACCGGGTCCCCACGCTGTTGGGGACAAAGGCGTCCGGCAGCGCGTCCGCCAGGGCGTGCGTGGCGCGCCAGCCGGTGCAGTGGCCGGGCACCACCACCTGCGGCCGCATCTCGACCAGGGCCTCCACCGTCCGCTGGATGCGCGGCTCGAAGATGCCGCCCTCCAGGTGCATGCCACCGATGACGCCGTGGACTGACTCCACTCCCGTCGCGGCGCGGGCGTACTTCAGGATGTTGATGATGCCCGCGTGCCCACAGCCGGTCAGCACCACAAGCCCCTTGTCGCGCACGTTCACCACAACGGCCTGGTCGTCGTGAATCCAGGGGTCCGGCTGCCACGCGCCCTGCACCTGGGCGTAGTGAATCGGGAACCCCGTCTCCACGTCCACAGTGCGCGGGACACCCCCAGTCACCAGCGCCAGTCCTTCGACGACGTACGACGGCTGACGGCCTTCAATGACATCTATGCCCTCGGCGGCCAGCGACCGCAGGTCAGGCGGCGGGAGCCGGACTTCCGAGCCGTCCGGCAAGACTACCTTCCGCATGAGGTAGGCGTCCGGGTGCAGCAGGACAGGCAGGCGGCGCGCGCCACGGCGCCGCGCCATCCCGGCGAGGCCGCCGCAGTGGTCGGCGTGGCCGTGGCTGAGGACAACAGCCTGAATGTCCTGAGCACGCACCTCCAGCACGTCCATGTTATGCGTCAGCGTATCCCTGCTCAGCCCCGTGTCGAAGAGGAACGTGGAAGACCTGTCCCCCTTCGTCACGCTGACCAGCATCGCCATCCCGTGTTCGGCCAGGAGGCCGGGCCGCTCCACGTCCAGCCGGTGCCGCCGCACGGCGGGAGGCGCGCTGCCCAGCAGCATGTTCACCGTGTTGTCAACAAGGATGGTGACGTCGAGCCTGTCCACGGGAGACAGAGTTATGGATGCACCCATACAAAAAAACCTCCGCCGTCCGCGCTCCTACGCCGTCGCCGACGCTGCGCGGACGGGCCGCCGGGACTGATAGACCAACCCCACGATCACCACGTGCGTCACCACGACGCCGACGAACGCCCATGCGTAGCTGCCGGACAGGTCATAGACCAGCGCGCCCAGGAACGGGCCGAAGGCATTGCCCGTGCTCTCGAAGAGCAGCGACACCCCGCGGATACTGCCTACATTCCGCCGCCCAAAGTAGGCGGGCCAGACGGTGTGCCCCACCGTGTGAACGCCCCCCTGCCCCAGGCCGAACACGATGACGGCCGCATACACGATGACGGGCGACGCTGCCAGGCCAATCAGACCGAGGCCCACCATGGAGGTGGCAAGGGCAATCGCGTAGGCCACATGGACGGGGAGCCGGTCCACCATACCACCCCATATGATCTGCGACAGGCCCTGGATCAAAGCGTAGAGGCTCAGCGCCCCAACCGCGAGCGCGGTGCCGAAACCGCGGTCCGTCAGGCTGGAGACCATGTTGAACACGACCGCCGACGTGGTGACGATGTGAAAAAAACCGACTATTGAGAGCAGCCAGAAGGCCCTCGTCCGCGTCGCCTCGCCCACGGTCC
It contains:
- a CDS encoding MBL fold metallo-hydrolase, with the translated sequence MGASITLSPVDRLDVTILVDNTVNMLLGSAPPAVRRHRLDVERPGLLAEHGMAMLVSVTKGDRSSTFLFDTGLSRDTLTHNMDVLEVRAQDIQAVVLSHGHADHCGGLAGMARRRGARRLPVLLHPDAYLMRKVVLPDGSEVRLPPPDLRSLAAEGIDVIEGRQPSYVVEGLALVTGGVPRTVDVETGFPIHYAQVQGAWQPDPWIHDDQAVVVNVRDKGLVVLTGCGHAGIINILKYARAATGVESVHGVIGGMHLEGGIFEPRIQRTVEALVEMRPQVVVPGHCTGWRATHALADALPDAFVPNSVGTRYTFAAD